A window of the Penaeus vannamei isolate JL-2024 chromosome 19, ASM4276789v1, whole genome shotgun sequence genome harbors these coding sequences:
- the LOC113829068 gene encoding uncharacterized protein, which produces MEEKPKPTKNAYLVVDGNQHVIALATPASYEVLLEQKLKVPAKKDGHSEQVTEAAAESRGEPRSAPQVGGGADEEVVRCKDGRTADWRGVGGRAWRHEGRPRQAPAAAASQKRHKYEHQPVREVGLVDKPQQVGKPQQVGKPQQVGKPQQVGKPQQVDKPQQVGKPQLVDKPQQVGKLHQVGKPQQVGKPQQVDKPQQVGKLHQVGKPQQVGKPQQVGKPQQVGKPQQVGKPQQVGKPQQVDKPQQVDKLQQVDKPQQDDKPQQVDKPQKVGKLHQVDKPQQVGKLHQVDKPDKPQQQVDKPQQVGKPQQVDKLQQVDKPQQVDKPQQVDKLQQVGKPQQVDKPQQVGKPQQVGKPQQVDKPQQVGKLQQVDRLQQVDKLHQVDKLQQVDKPQLVDKPQQVDKPQQVDKPQQVDKPQQVGKLQQVGKLQQVDKPQQVDKPQQVDKLHQVDKPQQVGKLHQVGKPQQVGKLHQVDKPQQVGKLHQVDKPDKPQQVDKLQQVGKPQQVDKLHQVGKPQQVDKPQQVDKLHQVDKPQQVGKLQQVGKPQQVDKHQQVDKLHQVDKPRQVGKLQQVGKPQQVGKPQQVGKPQQVDKPQQVGKPQQVDKPQQVDKPQQVGKLHQVDKPQQVDKPQQVDKLQQVDKPQQVDKLHQVDKPQQVGKPQQVDKPQQVDKLHQVGKPQQVGKPQQVDKPQQVDKLQQVDKPQQVDKLHQVGKPQQVDKPQQVGKLHQVGKPQQVDKPQLVDNLQQVDKPQQVNKLHQVDKPQQVGKPQQVDKPQQVGKLHQVGKPQQVGKPQQVDKPQQVDKLQQVDKPQQVDKIHQVGKPQQVDKPQQVDKLQQVDKPQQVGKLQQVDKPQQVGKPQQVDKPQQVDKHTQAGKERKQPAKHQQASKEKEAAKLKKDQSRKGKKRYS; this is translated from the exons ATGGAGGAGAAGCCCAAGCCGACCAAGAACGCCTATCTGGTCGTGGACGGGAACCAGCACGTGATCGCCCTGGCCACTCCCGCCTCATACGAAGTCCTCCTCGAGCAGAAGCTCAAGGTGCCCGCCAAGAAGGACGGCCACAGCGAGCAGGTCACAGAAGCGGCAGCAGAAAGCCGAGGAGAACCGCGCTCAGCACCTCAAGTTGGTGGTGGAGCAGATGAGGAAGTCGTTCGTTGCAAGGACGGGCGAACTGCTGATTGGAGAGGCGTTGGTGGCAGGGCCTGGCGACATGAAGGCCGCCCTCGTCAAGCTCCTGCCGCAGCAGCTAGCCAAAAGCGCCACAAGTACGAACACCAGCCAGTCCGGGAAGTCGGGCTT GtcgacaagccccagcaggtcggcaaaccccagcaggtcggcaagccccagcaggtcggcaagccccagcaggtcggcaagccccagcaggtcgacaagccccagcaggtcggcaagccccagctggtcgacaagccccagcaggtcggtAAGCTCcaccaggtcggcaagccccagcaggtcggcaagccccagcaggtcgacaagccccagcaggtcggtAAGCTCcaccaggtcggcaagccccagcaggtcggcaagccccagcaggtcggcaagccccagcaggtcggcaagccccagcaggtcggcaagccccagcaggtcggcaagccccagcaggtcgacAAACCCCAGCAGGTAGACAAGCTCCAGCAGGTCGACAAGCCCCAGCAGGAcgacaagccccagcaggttgACAAGCCCCAGAAGGTCGGCAAGCTCCACCAGGtcgacaagccccagcaggtcggcaagctcCACCAGGTCGACAAGCCcgacaagccccagcag CAGGtcgacaagccccagcaggtcggcaagccccagcaggtcgacaagctccagcaggtcgacaagccccagcaggttgACAAGCCCCAGCAAGTTGACAAGctccagcaggtcggcaagccccagcaggtcgacaagccccagcaggtcggcaagccccagcag gtcggcaagccccagcaggtcgacaagccccagcaggtcggcaagctcCAGCAGGTCGACAGGCTCCAGCAGGTCGACAAGCTCCACCAGGTCGACAAGCTCCAGCAGGTCGACAAGCCCCAGCTGGTCGACAAGCCCCAGCAAGtcgacaagccccagcaggtcgacaagccccagcaggttgacaagccccagcaggtcggcaagctccagcaggtcggcaagctccagcaggtcgacaagccccagcaggtcgacaagccccagcaggtcgacAAGCTCCACCAGGTtgacaagccccagcaggtcggcaagctccaccaggtcggcaagccccagcaggtcggcaagctcCACCAGGTtgacaagccccagcaggtcggcaagctcCACCAGGTCGACAAGCCcgacaagccccagcaggtcgacaagctccagcaggtcggcaagccccagcaggtcgacaagctccaccaggtcggcaagccccagcaggtcgacaagccccagcaggtcgacAAGCTCCACCAGGtcgacaagccccagcaggtcggtaagctccagcaggtcggcaagccccagcaggtcgacAAGCACCAGCAGGTCGACAAGCTCCACCAAGTCGACAAGCCCCGGCAGGTCGGCAAGctccagcaggttggcaagccccagcaagtcggcaagccccagcaggtcggcaagccccagcaggtcgacaagccccagcaggtcggcaagccccagcaggtcgacaagccccagcaggtcgacaagccccagcaggtcggcaagctcCACCAGGtcgacaagccccagcaggtcgacaagccccagcaggtcgacaagctccagcaggtcgacaagccccagcaggtcgacAAGCTCCACCAGGtcgacaagccccagcaggtcggcaagccccagcaggtcgacAAACCCCAGCAGGTAGACAAGCTCcaccaggtcggcaagccccagcaggtcggcaagccccagcaagtcgacaagccccagcaggtAGACAAGCTCCAGCAGGtcgacaagccccagcaggtcgacaagctccaccaggtcggcaagccccagcaggtcgacaagccccagcaggtcggcaagctccaccaggtcggcaagccccagcaggtcgacAAGCCCCAGCTGGTCGACAATCTCCAGCAGGtcgacaagccccagcaggtcaACAAGCTCCACCAGGtcgacaagccccagcaggtcggcaagccccagcaggtcgacaagccccagcaggtcggcaagctccaccaggtcggcaagccccagcaggtcggcaagccccagcaagtcgacaagccccagcaggtAGACAAGCTCCAGCAGGtcgacaagccccagcaggtcgacAAGATCcaccaggtcggcaagccccagcaggtcgacaagccccagcaggtAGACAAGCTCCAGCAGGtcgacaagccccagcaggtcggcaagctccagcaggtcgacaagccccagcaggtcggcaagccgcagcag gtcgacaaaccccagcaggtcgacaagcacacacaagcaggaaaagagaggaagcagcCTGCCAAACACCAGCAGGCGAGCAAGGAGAAGGAGGCCGCCAAGCTCAAGAAGGATCAGAGCAGGAAGGGCAAGAAGCGTTACAGCTGA